In Acinetobacter pittii, one genomic interval encodes:
- a CDS encoding phasin family protein — translation MDNANIDNHTEDSGEKNKLKSRGSRKSALDFRKYTKQIWLAGLGAFSRAEEEGNKLFDSLVKVGEELESKTGDLADNTVGKVTEKAKESVSETKDKVEKILDTSVNHSLNRIGLVTPKDLQHIEQLLVQLHIKVDALIEENQQLKAKLNKK, via the coding sequence ATGGATAATGCAAATATAGATAACCATACAGAAGATTCAGGAGAAAAAAATAAATTAAAATCAAGAGGTTCAAGAAAATCGGCATTGGATTTTAGAAAGTATACTAAGCAAATTTGGTTGGCGGGACTAGGGGCATTTTCACGTGCGGAAGAAGAGGGCAACAAACTCTTTGATTCCTTGGTCAAAGTTGGTGAAGAGTTAGAGTCAAAAACTGGGGACTTGGCCGATAATACTGTAGGTAAAGTTACAGAAAAAGCTAAAGAATCTGTATCTGAAACAAAAGATAAGGTAGAGAAGATTCTTGATACGAGTGTTAATCATTCTTTAAACCGAATAGGACTAGTCACTCCGAAGGATTTACAACACATTGAACAGCTGCTTGTACAACTGCATATTAAGGTGGATGCTTTAATAGAAGAAAACCAGCAGTTGAAAGCAAAATTGAATAAAAAGTAA
- the hup gene encoding HU family DNA-binding protein, whose amino-acid sequence MNKSELIDAIAEKGGVSKTDAGKALDATIASITEALKKGDTVTLVGFGTFSVKERAARTGRNPKTGEELQIKATKVPSFKAGKGLKDSVA is encoded by the coding sequence ATGAATAAATCAGAATTAATCGATGCAATTGCTGAAAAAGGGGGAGTATCTAAGACTGATGCAGGCAAGGCACTCGATGCGACAATTGCGTCAATTACTGAAGCACTTAAAAAAGGTGACACAGTAACTTTAGTTGGTTTTGGTACTTTCAGTGTTAAAGAACGTGCTGCACGTACTGGTCGTAACCCTAAAACTGGTGAAGAGCTTCAAATTAAAGCAACAAAAGTACCAAGCTTCAAAGCTGGTAAAGGTCTTAAAGATTCAGTAGCTTAA
- the ppiD gene encoding SurA N-terminal domain-containing protein, producing MESFRTVIKGWLGKVLLILFLTPLALVGIEGYFNRGNKADVAKTVNGQEISKKDLETLTQSYKQQYLAAVKGDESLLNLPVIQAKALDILVSRNLLIQQAEKLGISLSDTQIEQMLAQQPSLQENGQFSQKLYENYLRSIGMTSQGLISSLRQDHALKMLTSTFADYSLVSKVDLMQIANLQTEQRTLHLASIKLDSYKTGLTASNQEATDYYNKHQNEFKQQASVDVDYVVLSPSMVAKPTPATEAELQQAYAKFVETQKKDAKRTVKHILITTDARDDAAAQKLAKEVYAKIQGGLSFAQAASQFSEDPSSKAKGGLVEAYAPGVFSDAFDKTVLSLKNGQVSQPVKTQYGYHIIEAETQANQIPSFEAEKARLTAEVEKNKVATVYSDTVNSLNETIVGNDSLEAVVQEVKGTKVESLNGVTLATQNPYLSDPSVKIKLFNDDVKNGDRNTSSNIQLANGDTVWVKVRDYHAAGVKPLAQAMNEAKAKVIDEKARKAAQAKIATMLTEFKTQLADQVVAKNKVAFESAGVFTRSQGLKREIERAAFSLATPKPGMWSVTTANLPNELVVVAVSNVNSSAVNAIPADQLQQLKQLYRQSRGQQILEDYSQYLKSRAKIK from the coding sequence ATGGAATCGTTTCGTACAGTCATTAAGGGTTGGCTCGGCAAAGTCCTTCTAATTTTGTTTTTGACCCCTTTAGCACTTGTAGGTATTGAAGGATATTTTAATAGGGGAAACAAGGCTGATGTTGCAAAGACAGTAAACGGCCAAGAAATATCTAAAAAAGACCTTGAAACTTTAACTCAGTCTTACAAACAACAATATTTAGCTGCTGTTAAAGGTGATGAGAGTTTACTTAATTTGCCTGTTATTCAGGCTAAGGCACTCGATATTTTAGTGTCGCGTAATTTATTGATTCAGCAAGCGGAAAAATTAGGTATTTCTTTGAGTGATACTCAAATTGAGCAAATGTTAGCTCAACAGCCTAGTTTGCAAGAGAATGGTCAATTCTCACAAAAACTCTATGAAAATTATTTACGTTCGATCGGCATGACAAGCCAAGGTTTAATTTCAAGCCTACGTCAAGATCATGCTTTAAAAATGTTAACTTCTACATTTGCTGATTACTCTCTAGTAAGTAAAGTTGATCTTATGCAAATTGCGAATTTGCAAACTGAACAACGTACTTTGCATTTAGCTAGTATTAAATTAGATAGTTACAAAACAGGTTTAACTGCCTCTAATCAAGAAGCTACAGATTATTACAACAAGCATCAAAATGAATTTAAGCAACAAGCTTCGGTTGATGTGGATTATGTTGTGTTATCTCCTTCAATGGTAGCTAAACCAACTCCTGCAACTGAAGCTGAACTTCAGCAGGCTTATGCAAAGTTTGTTGAAACTCAGAAAAAAGATGCTAAGCGAACTGTGAAGCATATTTTAATTACTACTGATGCTCGCGATGATGCAGCAGCTCAAAAGCTTGCAAAAGAAGTGTACGCAAAAATTCAGGGCGGACTTTCATTTGCTCAGGCTGCATCTCAGTTTTCTGAAGATCCTAGTTCTAAGGCAAAAGGTGGTTTAGTAGAAGCATATGCACCAGGTGTTTTCTCAGATGCATTTGATAAAACTGTCTTAAGTTTGAAAAATGGGCAAGTTTCACAGCCAGTAAAAACACAATATGGTTACCATATTATTGAAGCAGAAACGCAAGCGAACCAAATCCCTTCATTTGAAGCTGAGAAGGCACGTTTAACTGCTGAGGTTGAAAAGAATAAAGTTGCGACTGTTTATTCAGATACCGTAAATAGTTTGAATGAAACGATTGTTGGCAATGATTCTTTAGAAGCGGTTGTACAAGAAGTAAAAGGTACAAAAGTTGAATCATTAAATGGTGTAACTTTAGCTACTCAAAATCCATATTTAAGCGATCCAAGCGTCAAAATTAAATTATTTAATGATGATGTGAAGAATGGTGACCGTAATACTTCCTCTAATATTCAGTTAGCGAATGGTGATACGGTATGGGTTAAAGTACGTGATTACCACGCAGCTGGTGTAAAACCATTAGCGCAAGCGATGAATGAAGCGAAAGCAAAAGTTATCGATGAAAAGGCGCGTAAGGCTGCTCAAGCAAAAATTGCTACTATGTTGACTGAGTTTAAAACTCAACTTGCAGACCAAGTGGTTGCTAAAAATAAAGTCGCATTTGAGTCAGCTGGTGTATTTACACGATCACAAGGTTTAAAACGAGAAATTGAACGTGCTGCATTTAGCTTAGCTACCCCTAAACCAGGTATGTGGTCTGTTACAACAGCAAACTTACCAAATGAGCTTGTAGTCGTTGCAGTTTCAAATGTAAATTCATCAGCTGTAAATGCTATTCCTGCTGATCAGTTACAACAGTTAAAACAACTTTATCGCCAATCACGTGGCCAACAAATATTGGAAGATTACAGCCAATATCTAAAATCACGTGCAAAGATTAAATAA
- a CDS encoding acyl-CoA dehydrogenase family protein, with translation MINKAQGLGLSLITRLAGSDVLDQLKLRKFVEKSLYQGSKAGFRALTQTQKAFKPKQISQQRLPSQQKNLFDLSLTEEQQMTSEAMSQFAQEVLWGLAHDADQAAQFPESLWQYVEDLGLNYYALPEALGGVATEQNIVSNLLIAEKLAEGDFSLTAGLLSTFSVINAITRWGSVEVQSMYLPCFAEDADITATFAVQEATPAFNPYTLKTKASLENDQYFIEGEKTLVILGDLADVFLVSADFNGKPDMFVVQSNETISIKNTPAMGLKATETATLRFNHTPALRLGATDFDYTVFLDLGNLMWCAMAVGTCEAVKAYCIKYANERTAFGEPISHRQSVAFMIADMAIEIDAMRMLILNAASLAESGKPFHREAYLAHLLCAEKSMKIGTDGVQILGGHGFTKEHPVERWYRDLRATAILQSGLHA, from the coding sequence ATGATCAATAAAGCTCAGGGTTTGGGTTTATCGCTGATCACTAGATTGGCTGGAAGCGATGTACTTGATCAACTCAAGTTGCGTAAATTTGTTGAAAAATCTCTTTATCAAGGTTCAAAAGCTGGTTTTAGAGCATTAACACAGACTCAAAAAGCATTTAAACCCAAACAAATTTCTCAACAACGTTTGCCTAGTCAACAAAAAAATCTATTTGATTTAAGCCTAACTGAAGAACAACAAATGACTTCTGAGGCAATGTCTCAATTTGCTCAAGAAGTCTTATGGGGGTTGGCTCATGATGCTGATCAGGCCGCTCAATTTCCTGAAAGTCTTTGGCAATATGTTGAAGATTTAGGACTCAATTACTATGCACTTCCAGAAGCATTAGGTGGTGTAGCGACCGAACAAAATATTGTTAGTAACTTATTAATTGCTGAAAAATTAGCTGAAGGTGATTTTAGCCTTACAGCAGGATTACTCAGTACCTTTAGCGTTATTAATGCAATCACACGTTGGGGTTCTGTTGAAGTTCAATCAATGTATTTGCCATGTTTTGCAGAAGACGCAGATATTACCGCAACCTTTGCAGTACAAGAAGCTACCCCAGCATTTAATCCTTATACTTTAAAAACAAAAGCTTCTCTTGAAAATGATCAATATTTTATAGAGGGTGAAAAAACCTTAGTCATTTTAGGTGATTTGGCTGATGTGTTTTTGGTAAGTGCAGACTTTAACGGTAAACCCGATATGTTTGTCGTACAGAGTAACGAAACTATTTCTATTAAAAACACTCCGGCCATGGGCCTTAAAGCGACGGAAACAGCAACTCTTCGCTTTAATCACACTCCTGCTCTACGATTAGGGGCAACAGATTTTGATTACACCGTCTTTTTAGATTTAGGCAACTTAATGTGGTGTGCAATGGCTGTCGGTACATGTGAAGCTGTAAAAGCCTATTGTATTAAATATGCCAATGAACGAACTGCATTCGGTGAACCTATTTCTCATCGTCAAAGTGTCGCTTTCATGATTGCTGATATGGCTATTGAAATTGATGCAATGCGTATGTTGATTCTAAATGCTGCAAGCCTTGCAGAGTCCGGCAAACCATTTCACCGCGAAGCTTACTTAGCTCATCTACTTTGTGCTGAAAAATCCATGAAAATCGGTACAGATGGTGTGCAAATTCTTGGTGGACATGGTTTTACAAAAGAACATCCAGTTGAACGTTGGTACCGCGATTTACGGGCTACTGCAATTTTACAATCTGGCTTACATGCTTAA
- the alkM gene encoding alkane 1-monooxygenase, translating to MNAPVNVQQELMPVPTSMREIDRKRFLWMISPALPVIGLGILAGYHFGPRPLKKVFALGGPLLLHVVIPAVDTVIGKDARNPTDEEIKLLEKDPYYSRLVKSFIPLQYAANAYACYLTSRKTTSFIDKILLGVSMGAINGIAINTAHELSHKHDRIDHILSHLALVPTGYNHFRIEHPYGHHKRAATPEDPASSRMGETFYEFWPRTVVGSFKSAIEIEKNRLKRKGKEFWSGDNELLQGWGMSAAFHASMVGIFGKSTIPYLATQAFYGISLFEIINYIEHYGLLRQKKENGQYERTMPEHSWNNNNVVTNLFLYQLQRHSDHHAYPTRPFQALRHFDEAPELPSGYASMLLPALIPSLWFKIMDKRVFDHYKGDLNKANISSKRRAKIFKKFGVVDQSLEPTTVK from the coding sequence ATGAATGCACCAGTGAATGTTCAGCAAGAACTTATGCCAGTGCCTACGTCTATGCGTGAGATAGATCGTAAACGCTTTTTATGGATGATTAGTCCCGCTTTACCTGTAATTGGTTTAGGTATTTTAGCTGGTTACCATTTTGGTCCACGCCCATTAAAAAAAGTTTTCGCTTTAGGTGGCCCACTTTTATTACATGTTGTGATTCCCGCAGTTGATACTGTTATTGGGAAAGATGCACGTAATCCGACTGATGAAGAAATTAAGCTTTTAGAAAAAGATCCATATTATTCACGCCTTGTAAAAAGTTTTATTCCTTTACAGTATGCCGCAAACGCTTATGCATGTTATTTAACAAGCCGTAAAACCACGTCATTTATTGATAAGATTTTACTCGGTGTTTCGATGGGTGCGATTAATGGTATTGCCATTAATACCGCACATGAGTTAAGTCATAAACATGATCGTATAGACCATATTTTATCTCATCTTGCTTTAGTGCCTACAGGTTATAACCATTTCCGTATTGAGCATCCATATGGCCATCATAAACGTGCAGCAACGCCTGAAGATCCTGCTTCTTCACGTATGGGCGAAACATTTTATGAATTCTGGCCACGTACGGTTGTAGGTTCTTTTAAATCTGCGATTGAAATCGAGAAAAATCGCTTAAAACGTAAAGGTAAAGAATTCTGGTCAGGTGATAATGAATTATTACAGGGTTGGGGAATGAGTGCGGCCTTCCATGCTTCTATGGTAGGAATTTTTGGTAAAAGCACAATTCCATATTTAGCGACACAAGCATTTTATGGCATTAGTCTTTTTGAAATTATTAACTATATTGAACATTATGGCTTGCTGCGCCAGAAAAAAGAAAATGGTCAATATGAGCGTACAATGCCCGAGCATAGCTGGAACAATAATAACGTCGTAACAAACTTATTCTTGTATCAGTTGCAGCGTCATTCAGATCACCATGCTTATCCAACTCGTCCATTCCAAGCGCTACGTCATTTTGATGAAGCTCCAGAATTACCAAGTGGTTATGCAAGTATGTTATTACCAGCATTGATCCCTTCATTGTGGTTTAAAATAATGGATAAGCGAGTTTTTGATCACTATAAAGGTGATTTAAACAAAGCAAATATTTCTTCAAAACGTCGTGCAAAAATCTTCAAAAAATTTGGAGTAGTAGACCAATCATTAGAACCAACAACTGTTAAATAA
- the acadM gene encoding acyl-CoA dehydrogenase family protein produces MNLQNPKKFKMMIDQARDVAINVLRPISRKYDKAEHAYPKELDMLASLIDGMNEGGEGINAGAAGAGKRGDTDNEGIRNGTNMSTALGIIEMCYGDTGLLLSMPRQGLGNSAIAAVANDEQLERFKGTWAAMAITEPGCGSDSAAIRTTATKDGDDYILNGEKIFVTSGERADSVVVWATLDRKLGRAAIKSFVVPKGTPGMKVERLEHKLGIKASDTAVISFIDCRVPAENLLGNAEVDVAKGFAGVMETFDNTRPLVAAMAIGCAKASLERIKEIFKDQLDPDYSTPYLHASNLTAQIYRMEAEWEAARLLMLKATWMADNKKPNSKEASIAKAKAGRVGNEITLKCVELAASVGYNEDELLEKWARDSKILDIFEGTQQIQQLIIARRELGKSSSELK; encoded by the coding sequence ATGAATTTACAAAATCCTAAAAAATTCAAAATGATGATTGATCAAGCACGTGATGTTGCGATCAATGTTTTACGCCCTATTTCTCGTAAATATGACAAAGCTGAGCATGCATATCCAAAAGAACTTGATATGCTCGCTTCTCTCATTGATGGTATGAATGAAGGCGGCGAAGGGATTAATGCTGGAGCTGCGGGTGCTGGAAAGCGTGGTGATACAGACAATGAAGGTATTCGTAATGGAACCAACATGTCAACCGCTCTTGGCATTATTGAGATGTGTTATGGCGATACGGGTTTATTACTGAGTATGCCTCGTCAGGGTCTTGGAAACTCAGCAATTGCCGCTGTCGCAAATGATGAGCAATTAGAACGGTTCAAAGGAACATGGGCAGCAATGGCCATTACCGAACCTGGTTGCGGGTCTGACTCTGCAGCTATCCGTACCACAGCAACTAAAGATGGCGATGACTACATTCTAAATGGTGAAAAGATTTTTGTAACTTCAGGCGAACGTGCAGATTCTGTCGTTGTTTGGGCTACGCTCGATCGTAAACTTGGACGTGCAGCAATTAAATCATTTGTCGTACCTAAAGGTACGCCCGGAATGAAGGTTGAACGCCTCGAACATAAATTGGGAATTAAAGCTTCAGATACAGCCGTGATTAGTTTTATTGACTGCCGCGTACCAGCCGAGAATCTTTTAGGTAATGCCGAAGTCGATGTTGCGAAAGGCTTTGCTGGAGTAATGGAAACTTTTGACAATACTCGTCCCTTAGTTGCAGCAATGGCAATTGGATGCGCAAAAGCTTCTTTAGAGCGTATTAAAGAGATTTTTAAAGATCAGCTAGATCCTGACTATTCCACCCCTTACCTGCATGCTTCTAACCTGACAGCACAGATCTACCGTATGGAAGCTGAATGGGAAGCTGCTCGCCTACTCATGTTAAAAGCCACATGGATGGCAGATAATAAAAAGCCAAACTCTAAAGAGGCTTCTATTGCAAAAGCAAAAGCAGGTCGTGTTGGGAATGAAATCACTTTAAAATGTGTAGAATTAGCAGCAAGTGTTGGCTATAACGAAGATGAGTTGCTTGAGAAATGGGCGCGTGATTCAAAAATTCTTGATATTTTTGAAGGTACACAGCAAATACAACAATTAATTATTGCACGTCGTGAACTTGGTAAATCATCGAGTGAACTAAAATAA
- the iscS gene encoding IscS subfamily cysteine desulfurase, whose protein sequence is MKRPIYLDYAATTPVDPQVAERMMECLTFDGTFGNAASRSHAYGWQAEEKVEYAREQVANLIKADPREIVWTSGATESDNLALKGVAQFYASKGKHIITSKIEHKAVLDPCRELEEQGFEITYLEPEPQTGLITPEMVKAALRPDTILVSLMMVNNEIGTVTDVAAIGELTRANKTFFHVDAAQAAGKVEIDLSTMKIDLMSFSAHKIYGPKGIGALYVRRSPRVRLKAQIHGGGHERGMRSGTLATHQIVGMGEAFEIAGKTMQAEQERIRKLRDKLWNGLQDLEQVFLNGHPTQNVANYLNVSFNFVEGESLMMSLKDAAVSSGSACTSATLEPSYVLRALGLSDELAHSSIRFSFGKYTTEEDIDHVLTITKAAVEKLRELSPLWDMYKEGIDLSTVEWAEH, encoded by the coding sequence ATGAAACGTCCAATTTATCTTGATTACGCAGCAACCACTCCAGTAGATCCGCAAGTTGCAGAACGTATGATGGAGTGTTTAACTTTCGACGGTACCTTTGGTAATGCTGCGTCTCGTTCCCACGCTTATGGCTGGCAGGCAGAAGAAAAAGTTGAATATGCACGTGAGCAAGTAGCAAATTTAATTAAAGCTGATCCACGTGAAATCGTTTGGACTTCTGGTGCAACTGAGTCAGACAACCTTGCCCTTAAAGGTGTAGCTCAGTTCTATGCATCTAAAGGCAAACATATCATTACAAGTAAAATTGAACATAAAGCTGTTCTAGATCCTTGTCGTGAATTAGAAGAACAAGGTTTTGAAATTACTTATTTAGAGCCAGAGCCACAAACAGGTTTAATTACTCCTGAAATGGTTAAGGCTGCCCTTCGCCCAGATACTATTCTTGTTTCACTGATGATGGTGAACAATGAAATTGGTACAGTTACAGATGTAGCAGCGATTGGTGAATTAACACGTGCCAATAAAACATTCTTCCATGTAGATGCAGCACAAGCGGCTGGTAAAGTCGAAATTGATTTATCTACTATGAAAATTGATCTTATGAGTTTCTCTGCTCATAAAATTTATGGTCCAAAAGGTATCGGTGCATTATATGTACGTCGTAGTCCACGTGTGCGCTTAAAAGCACAAATTCATGGCGGTGGTCATGAGCGTGGTATGCGTTCTGGTACTTTAGCGACACACCAAATTGTAGGTATGGGTGAAGCTTTTGAAATTGCTGGCAAAACAATGCAAGCAGAACAAGAGCGTATCCGTAAGCTTCGCGACAAGCTTTGGAATGGTTTACAAGATCTTGAACAAGTTTTCTTGAATGGCCACCCAACTCAAAACGTTGCTAACTATTTAAATGTCAGCTTTAACTTTGTTGAAGGTGAATCTTTAATGATGTCTCTTAAAGATGCTGCAGTATCAAGTGGTTCTGCTTGTACTTCTGCAACCTTAGAGCCTTCATATGTTCTTCGCGCATTAGGTTTATCTGATGAGCTAGCACACAGTTCAATCCGCTTTAGTTTTGGTAAATACACAACTGAAGAAGATATTGATCACGTGCTTACAATTACCAAAGCCGCTGTTGAGAAATTACGTGAACTTTCTCCGCTTTGGGATATGTATAAAGAAGGTATCGATCTTTCTACAGTTGAATGGGCTGAACACTAA
- a CDS encoding ABC1 kinase family protein, translating to MSNQKDKLKSLKTSSMDRRLSIAKASLLAGTRWATASASSIFSNEEEKEKKRKKAMSEQANYLVSEIGKLKGSIVKIGQMMALYGEHFLPEEITQALNTLNNQTVALDWPAIKPHLQEQLGAKLNDLTIDHEPIGTASLAQVHRATRKSDGLELVLKIQYPGVANAIDSDMSLFKNMLKLTRMVPQTREFDQWFDEVREMMHREVDYGVEAATTRRFGERLKDDERYIVPTIVDEYCTNQVLCMTFERGVPINSPVMLSLPQERRNQLGEASLEIAVREIFEWGEMQTDPNFGNYLVRLGNGQDVQDKIVLLDFGAIRQFDEHLLTVARQLIQAGYQHNKDAMVKAMTGYEFFDAMPESIKPGMADVFLLATEAFSTPANNPDMPAGLMDEHERYDWKKSQLHSRVMQQASKSMASRYFSVPPKEFMFISRKFIGAYTFMTVIDAKTNVRRMIRNFA from the coding sequence ATGTCAAATCAGAAAGATAAGCTTAAGAGTTTAAAAACTTCTTCCATGGATCGACGCTTATCAATCGCGAAAGCTTCTTTACTTGCAGGAACACGTTGGGCAACTGCAAGTGCCTCTTCTATATTTTCTAATGAGGAAGAAAAAGAAAAGAAACGTAAAAAAGCGATGAGCGAACAAGCTAATTATCTGGTTTCTGAAATAGGTAAACTTAAGGGTTCTATTGTTAAAATTGGCCAAATGATGGCCCTTTATGGTGAACATTTTTTACCTGAAGAAATTACACAAGCGTTAAATACCTTAAATAACCAGACAGTTGCATTAGATTGGCCTGCAATTAAGCCACATCTTCAAGAGCAATTAGGCGCTAAATTAAATGATTTAACTATTGATCATGAGCCAATCGGTACTGCCTCTCTCGCGCAAGTACACCGTGCAACGCGCAAATCAGATGGCTTAGAATTAGTTTTAAAGATTCAATATCCTGGCGTTGCAAATGCAATTGACTCCGATATGAGCTTGTTTAAAAACATGCTTAAACTAACGCGTATGGTGCCACAAACCCGTGAATTTGATCAGTGGTTTGATGAAGTACGTGAAATGATGCATCGTGAAGTTGACTATGGTGTTGAAGCCGCCACTACTCGTCGCTTTGGTGAACGTTTAAAAGATGATGAGCGCTATATTGTTCCAACAATTGTAGATGAATATTGTACCAATCAAGTACTCTGCATGACTTTTGAACGTGGCGTGCCAATTAACAGCCCGGTTATGCTGTCATTACCTCAAGAACGTCGCAATCAACTTGGTGAAGCTTCGCTAGAAATTGCGGTTCGTGAAATTTTTGAATGGGGTGAAATGCAAACTGATCCTAACTTTGGTAATTACCTAGTACGTTTAGGTAATGGACAAGATGTTCAGGACAAAATTGTATTATTAGATTTTGGTGCTATTCGTCAGTTTGATGAACACTTGCTAACAGTTGCACGTCAACTCATTCAAGCAGGTTATCAGCATAATAAAGATGCAATGGTGAAAGCCATGACTGGTTACGAGTTTTTTGATGCAATGCCTGAAAGTATTAAACCGGGTATGGCTGATGTATTCTTACTCGCGACAGAGGCATTTAGTACTCCTGCAAATAATCCAGATATGCCTGCCGGCCTTATGGATGAACACGAACGTTATGACTGGAAGAAAAGTCAGCTCCACAGCCGTGTTATGCAGCAAGCGAGTAAATCAATGGCATCTCGTTATTTTTCGGTTCCTCCAAAAGAATTTATGTTTATTAGCCGTAAATTTATCGGAGCCTATACGTTTATGACGGTGATTGATGCAAAAACCAATGTACGACGTATGATTCGTAACTTTGCTTGA
- a CDS encoding Rrf2 family transcriptional regulator: protein MRLTTRGRYAVTALLDLALQPTEQTITLAEIAARQSISVAYLEQLFAKLKRHGLVSSVRGANGGYHLARNADEITVLEIIEAVNETVDATRCDHKGNCQNGAMCLTHDLWQELSHHIADYLAKISLADLISRDNVQTVALRQNVTGTDSALLSGTGI, encoded by the coding sequence ATGCGCCTTACAACTCGCGGTCGCTACGCAGTGACTGCTCTACTTGATTTAGCTTTGCAGCCAACTGAACAAACGATCACGCTCGCCGAAATTGCCGCACGCCAATCCATTTCAGTTGCTTATTTAGAACAGTTATTCGCAAAACTTAAGCGTCATGGGTTAGTTTCTAGTGTTCGTGGTGCAAATGGTGGTTATCATTTGGCTCGAAATGCTGATGAAATTACTGTGTTAGAAATTATTGAAGCCGTAAATGAAACCGTTGATGCAACACGTTGTGACCACAAAGGTAACTGCCAGAATGGTGCAATGTGTCTCACTCACGATTTATGGCAAGAACTCTCTCATCATATTGCCGACTATTTAGCAAAAATCTCTCTTGCCGATCTCATTAGCCGAGACAACGTTCAAACTGTTGCATTACGCCAAAATGTGACTGGCACAGATTCAGCTCTTTTATCGGGTACAGGTATTTGA
- the araC gene encoding AraC family transcriptional regulator: MDALSKFFDDIHLNKSEYIYLKAQGEWAFKTQDQSALLAYIVLTGSVYIQLNASEKIIATAGDIILIPSGKAHSATDSKSTASKLVDSLDITSLFNGHRQDAIEFGTSSPDKTLLLCLRCQIDTHMAGPLINALPCIMHIQHENQTNPPEWLQIGLYFLAIETQKIRPGHDKIIDHLVSILLIECIRDHVQQMTDQQNWLSALTHPELSNALSAIHSQPEMAWTVESLAEQCCMSRSKFANLFSSIIGEPPLTYLQHYRFRLASQYLRTSNLSIQQISNKVGYSSETAFSQAFKRSFDLSPKQYRQQYIE, encoded by the coding sequence ATGGATGCACTAAGTAAGTTTTTTGATGATATTCACCTTAATAAGTCTGAATACATCTATTTAAAAGCACAAGGAGAATGGGCTTTTAAAACACAAGATCAATCTGCTTTACTTGCCTATATTGTTTTAACTGGTTCAGTATATATTCAACTTAATGCATCAGAAAAAATAATTGCGACAGCTGGTGATATTATTTTAATTCCTTCAGGAAAAGCACATAGTGCCACTGATTCAAAATCAACAGCCAGCAAATTAGTAGATTCTCTAGATATCACTTCACTTTTTAACGGACATAGACAAGACGCGATCGAGTTTGGCACTTCTTCTCCGGATAAAACATTATTGCTATGTTTACGCTGTCAGATTGATACTCATATGGCAGGTCCTTTGATTAATGCATTGCCATGTATTATGCATATTCAACATGAAAATCAAACCAACCCACCTGAATGGCTACAAATTGGACTTTATTTTTTAGCGATTGAAACTCAAAAAATTAGGCCAGGTCATGACAAAATTATTGATCATTTAGTCAGTATTCTTCTTATTGAATGTATACGTGATCACGTTCAACAAATGACTGATCAACAAAACTGGCTAAGTGCCTTAACTCACCCTGAATTGAGTAATGCCCTATCTGCTATTCATAGCCAACCAGAAATGGCTTGGACCGTTGAATCTTTAGCAGAACAATGCTGTATGTCACGTTCCAAATTCGCAAATCTATTTAGCAGTATTATTGGTGAACCGCCTCTAACTTATTTGCAACATTATCGCTTTCGTTTAGCTAGCCAATATTTACGTACAAGTAACTTATCAATTCAGCAAATATCAAACAAAGTTGGCTACTCATCTGAAACTGCTTTTAGTCAAGCATTTAAACGAAGTTTTGATTTATCACCTAAACAATATCGACAGCAATATATCGAATAA